A stretch of the Mycolicibacterium celeriflavum genome encodes the following:
- a CDS encoding SDR family NAD(P)-dependent oxidoreductase: protein MGKLDGKVAVITGATSGMALSGAKLFVDEGAHVFISGRRKDALDQAVEQIGRNVTGVQGDSADLDDLDRLFDTVKQEKGAIDVLWASAGTGRQNRLGEITEEDFHDAFWLNARGTLFTVQKALPLFNDGGSIFMTGSNASLRGYPNWSVYAGSKAVLPAYARVWVSELRDRKIRVNVLTPGQVASPMLAEVMDEEMKAQFESVIPRRKMGRPEEIASAALFLASDDSSYVNGMELVVDGGTTVI from the coding sequence GTGGGAAAGCTTGATGGCAAGGTCGCGGTGATCACCGGCGCGACAAGCGGTATGGCGCTGTCCGGAGCCAAGTTGTTCGTCGACGAGGGAGCCCACGTCTTCATCTCGGGCCGACGGAAGGACGCGCTGGACCAGGCCGTCGAACAGATCGGGCGGAATGTGACCGGCGTGCAGGGCGATTCGGCCGACCTCGATGACCTAGACCGTTTGTTCGACACGGTCAAACAGGAAAAGGGCGCGATCGATGTGTTGTGGGCAAGCGCCGGGACAGGCAGACAGAACAGGCTCGGCGAGATCACCGAGGAGGACTTCCACGACGCCTTCTGGCTGAACGCGCGCGGCACGCTCTTCACGGTCCAGAAGGCGCTGCCGCTATTCAACGATGGCGGCTCGATCTTCATGACCGGGTCGAACGCATCGCTGCGGGGCTACCCGAATTGGAGTGTGTACGCGGGGAGCAAGGCCGTGCTGCCCGCCTACGCTCGGGTGTGGGTGTCCGAGTTGAGGGACAGGAAGATCCGGGTGAACGTGCTGACCCCCGGCCAGGTCGCCTCGCCGATGTTGGCGGAGGTGATGGACGAGGAGATGAAGGCACAGTTCGAGTCGGTGATCCCACGGCGAAAGATGGGCCGCCCCGAGGAGATCGCGTCGGCCGCGTTGTTCCTCGCCTCCGACGACTCGAGCTATGTCAACGGCATGGAGTTGGTGGTCGACGGCGGCACCACAGTGATATGA
- a CDS encoding TetR/AcrR family transcriptional regulator, whose protein sequence is MTELEKGPRGLRRGRGARERILGASRQLFRDQGINNTGLDQLCAVAQVSKRTFYQHFTGKDELIAEHLRRFDPEILPEVFDRTDLTPRERLLAAFDIQAPLCPFIAAAVEINDAGHPARVHARDYKKAFAARLTETAREAGATDPEQLGEQLALLLDGASARNRILGTETFATAAAIAVVLIDNAIPAGTEAPGAGGNCRPGRGRAPNPAASSAPV, encoded by the coding sequence ATGACGGAGTTGGAGAAGGGGCCGCGAGGCCTGCGCCGCGGCAGGGGCGCACGAGAGCGCATCCTCGGCGCTTCACGACAACTGTTCCGCGATCAAGGCATAAACAACACTGGCCTGGACCAGCTCTGCGCGGTGGCCCAGGTGTCCAAACGCACCTTCTACCAACACTTCACCGGCAAGGATGAGCTGATCGCCGAACACCTACGCCGATTCGATCCCGAAATTCTTCCCGAGGTGTTCGACCGCACTGACCTGACGCCTCGCGAACGGCTCCTCGCCGCCTTCGACATTCAGGCGCCTCTGTGTCCGTTCATCGCGGCGGCCGTCGAAATCAACGACGCGGGTCACCCGGCACGCGTACACGCCCGCGACTACAAGAAGGCCTTCGCCGCGCGGCTTACCGAAACCGCGCGCGAGGCCGGCGCCACCGACCCCGAACAGCTCGGCGAACAACTGGCGCTGCTCTTGGATGGCGCCTCGGCCCGCAACCGGATCCTCGGCACCGAAACCTTCGCCACCGCCGCCGCCATCGCAGTCGTCCTCATAGACAACGCCATCCCCGCGGGAACGGAAGCGCCCGGCGCAGGCGGGAACTGTCGACCGGGACGGGGTCGCGCGCCCAATCCGGCGGCGAGCTCAGCCCCAGTTTGA
- a CDS encoding SDR family oxidoreductase: protein MRVFVTGGTGHSGSYIIPELVAAGHEVTGLARSDTAAAAVSALGAKVRRGSLEDLDGLKEAAADSDGVIHVAHRQDLLPSGGIDAVAAAELPVVLAYGEALAGTGKPLVAAGSMGSPGTLGRPATEEDPALPGGDEFKGTLRVRNVVERAVVGLAEQGVRSSIVRLPTIAHSTTDRAGFLPSLIALAQEKGFAGYPGDGANLWGAVHIRDVASLFRLALEKGPAGKYWHAIEDGGIPFREIAEAIGNRLGLPTVSVPADVMMLPGYFGFLANLVTMDIPASNLITRRTLGWEPAQPNLLADLDNGNYFSSRLTA, encoded by the coding sequence CGGTTCGTACATCATCCCCGAGCTCGTCGCCGCCGGGCACGAGGTCACCGGCCTGGCCCGGTCGGACACGGCTGCGGCGGCGGTGTCCGCGCTCGGCGCGAAGGTGCGTCGCGGCAGCCTCGAGGATCTCGACGGGCTCAAGGAGGCGGCCGCAGACTCCGACGGCGTCATCCACGTCGCACACAGGCAAGACCTGCTTCCGTCCGGCGGGATCGACGCCGTGGCCGCCGCGGAGCTGCCGGTCGTCCTCGCGTACGGCGAGGCGCTGGCGGGCACCGGAAAGCCACTGGTCGCGGCCGGCAGTATGGGCTCGCCCGGGACACTGGGCCGGCCGGCCACCGAGGAGGACCCTGCCCTTCCCGGCGGCGATGAGTTCAAGGGCACTCTGCGGGTTCGTAACGTCGTAGAGCGCGCCGTAGTCGGCCTCGCCGAGCAGGGAGTCCGGTCTTCGATCGTGCGGCTTCCCACCATCGCGCACAGCACGACCGATCGTGCCGGTTTCCTCCCCTCGCTGATCGCGCTCGCGCAGGAGAAGGGCTTCGCCGGCTACCCCGGAGACGGCGCGAACCTGTGGGGCGCCGTGCACATCCGCGATGTCGCCTCCTTGTTCCGCTTGGCGCTGGAGAAGGGCCCGGCCGGCAAATATTGGCACGCGATTGAGGACGGGGGCATCCCGTTCCGCGAGATCGCCGAGGCCATTGGCAACCGTCTGGGCCTGCCCACCGTGAGCGTTCCCGCCGACGTCATGATGCTGCCGGGATACTTTGGGTTCCTTGCGAATCTGGTCACGATGGACATTCCGGCGAGCAACCTCATCACGCGCCGGACGCTCGGCTGGGAACCCGCTCAGCCAAATCTGCTCGCCGACCTGGACAACGGCAATTACTTCTCCAGCCGGCTGACGGCCTAG
- a CDS encoding nuclear transport factor 2-like protein: MPTFAPNRDAVEFFVDCMHGGADNDALSGILAENVVLYGPLDDEPLTGREAVLEAMRSVGTVATDLTYKEVLSGETHHAAYFRLQIEDTVVNGMDYILLNADGKIAEVTIWWRPLPSGVQMQGRLAGLLGMPPWKLLTDTESVRFDRQAFRRTGGG, encoded by the coding sequence ATGCCCACGTTCGCCCCGAATCGCGACGCCGTGGAATTCTTTGTCGACTGCATGCACGGCGGCGCAGACAACGACGCTCTTTCCGGAATCCTCGCCGAGAACGTGGTGCTGTATGGCCCGCTCGACGATGAGCCACTCACCGGGCGCGAGGCAGTCCTGGAAGCCATGCGGTCGGTCGGCACGGTGGCGACCGACCTCACCTACAAGGAAGTCCTCAGCGGTGAGACGCACCATGCCGCGTACTTCCGGCTGCAGATCGAAGACACCGTGGTCAACGGAATGGATTACATCCTGCTCAATGCGGACGGCAAGATCGCCGAGGTGACCATATGGTGGCGCCCGCTGCCGTCCGGCGTCCAGATGCAGGGGCGCCTTGCTGGTCTCCTCGGAATGCCGCCCTGGAAACTTCTGACAGATACGGAGTCCGTCAGGTTCGACCGCCAAGCATTTCGACGTACTGGAGGAGGCTAG